A genomic window from Balaenoptera acutorostrata chromosome 20, mBalAcu1.1, whole genome shotgun sequence includes:
- the WFIKKN2 gene encoding WAP, Kazal, immunoglobulin, Kunitz and NTR domain-containing protein 2, translating into MRAPGCCCSRSRWGQMAALLLLLLGVPPRGLALPPVRYSHAGICPNDMNPNLWVDAQSTCKRECETDQECETYEKCCPNVCGTKSCVAARYMDVKGKKGPVGMPKEATCDHFMCLQQGSECDIWDGQPVCKCRDRCEKEPSFTCASDGLTYYNRCYMDAEACSKGITLAVVTCRYHFTWPNTSPPPPETTVHPTTASPETPGLDTAAPALLNHPAHQSVTVGETVSFLCDVVGRPRPEITWEKQLEDRENVVMRPNHVRGNVAVTNIAQLVIYSAQPQDAGIYTCTARNAAGVLRADFPLSVVRGGRPSATEESSPNGTAFPAAECLKPPDSEDCGEEQTRWHFDAQANNCLTFTFGHCHRNRNHFETYEACMLACVSGPLAVCSLPALQGPCKAYEPRWAYNSQTGQCQSFVYGGCEGNDNNFESREACEESCPFPRGNQRCRACKPRQKLVTSFCRSDFVILGRISELTEEPDSGRALVTVDEVLKDEKMGLKFLGREPLEVTLLHVDWTCPCPNVTVGETPLIIMGEVDGGMAMLRPDSFVGASSTRRVRKLREVMYKKTCDVLKEFPGLQ; encoded by the exons ATGCGGGCCCCGGGGTGCTGCTGTTCCCGGTCCCGCTGGGGGCAGATGGCAGcgctgctcctgctgctgcttgGGGTGCCCCCGCGAGGCCTGGCCCTGCCGCCCGTCCGATACTCTCACGCTGGCATCTGCCCCAACGACATGAACCCCAACCTCTGGGTGGATGCCCAGAGCACCTGCAAGCGGGAGTGTGAGACGGACCAG GAGTGTGAGACCTATGAGAAGTGCTGCCCCAATGTGTGTGGGACCAAGAGCTGTGTGGCGGCCCGCTACATGGACGTGAAGGGGAAGAAGGGCCCCGTGGGCATGCCCAAGGAGGCCACGTGCGACCATTTCATGTGTCTGCAGCAGGGCTCCGAATGTGACATCTGGGACGGCCAGCCCGTGTGCAAGTGCAGAGACCGCTGTGAGAAGGAGCCCAGTTTCACCTGTGCCTCCGACGGCCTCACCTACTATAACCGCTGCTACATGGACGCCGAGGCCTGCTCCAAGGGCATCACATTGGCTGTCGTCACCTGCCGCTATCACTTCACCTGGCCCAACACCAGCCCCCCGCCACCCGAAACCACCGTGCACCCCACCACGGCCTCCCCAGAGACCCCTGGGCTGGACACAGCGGCCCCAGCTCTGCTCAACCACCCCGCGCACCAGTCGGTCACTGTGGGTGAGACAGTGAGCTTCCTTTGTGACGTGGTGGGCCGGCCCCGGCCCGAGATCACCTGGGAGAAGCAGCTGGAGGATCGGGAGAACGTGGTCATGAGGCCCAACCACGTGCGCGGCAACGTGGCGGTCACCAACATCGCCCAGCTGGTCATCTACAGCGCCCAGCCCCAGGACGCCGGCATCTACACCTGCACGGCCCGCAACGCCGCCGGCGTCCTGCGTGCTGACTTCCCGCTGTCGGTGGTCCGGGGGGGTCGGCCTTCGGCCACTGAGGAGAGCAGCCCGAACGGTACAGCCTTCCCCGCGGCCGAGTGCCTGAAGCCCCCTGACAGCGAGGACTGCGGCGAGGAGCAGACCCGCTGGCACTTCGATGCCCAGGCCAACAACTGCCTGACCTTCACCTTCGGCCACTGCCACCGCAACCGCAACCACTTTGAGACCTACGAGGCCTGCATGCTGGCGTGCGTGAGCGGGCCGCTGGCCGTGTGCAGCCTGCCCGCCCTGCAGGGGCCCTGCAAGGCCTACGAGCCCCGCTGGGCCTACAACAGCCAGACGGGCCAGTGCCAGTCCTTCGTCTACGGCGGCTGCGAGGGCAACGACAACAACTTTGAGAGCCGCGAGGCCTGCGAGGAGTCCTGCCCCTTCCCTCGGGGGAACCAGCGCTGCCGGGCCTGCAAGCCAAGGCAGAAGCTCGTCACCAGCTTCTGTCGGAGCGACTTTGTCATCTTGGGCCGAATCTCTGAGCTGACAGAGGAGCCCGACTCAGGTCGTGCCCTGGTGACTGTGGACGAGGTCCTAAAGGACGAGAAGATGGGCCTCAAGTTCCTGGGCCGGGAGCCGCTGGAGGTCACTCTGCTCCACGTGGACTGGACCTGCCCCTGCCCCAATGTGACGGTGGGCGAGACGCCACTCATCATCATGGGTGAGGTGGACGGCGGCATGGCCATGCTGCGGCCTGACAGCTTCGTGGGAGCCTCGAGCACCCGGCGGGTTCGGAAGCTGCGCGAGGTCATGTACAAGAAAACCTGTGACGTCCTCAAGGAGTTCCCAGGCTTGCAGTGA